One stretch of Lacrimispora sphenoides DNA includes these proteins:
- the ftsH gene encoding ATP-dependent zinc metalloprotease FtsH yields MDNKNQNNNNKMPKNTQAIAIWVIAFLIAVAGISYLHGAITTRTNKELSYDTFMNMVDQKQVESVNVEDTKITINPKKTWEGYKPGVTYYTVRMDNDLNLAERLRTAGVETLRTRRDGNFFIQTIVSYLLLFAAMGFLLNFMMRRVGGGGGLMGVGKSNAKVYVQKETGITFKDVAGEDEAKESLTEIVDFLHNPGKYTKIGAKLPKGALLVGPPGTGKTLLAKAVAGEAHVPFYSLSGSDFVEMFVGVGASRVRDLFKQAQESAPCIIFIDEVDAIGKSRDSRFGGGNDEREQTLNQLLSEMDGFDSSKGLLVLAATNRPEILDPALLRPGRFDRRIIVDKPDLKGRVDILKVHARDVLLDDTVDLDSIALATSGAVGSDLANMINESAILAVKNGRHAVAQKDLFEAVEVVLVGKEKKDRVLNKEERRIVSYHEVGHALVSALQKDSEPVQKITIVPRTMGALGYVMHVPEEEKFLNSRKELHAMLVGYLAGRAAEEIVFDTVTTGAANDIEQATKVARAMITQYGMSEKFGLMGLAAREDQYLSGRTVMNCAEATASQVDDEVMRMLKEAYEEAKSLLSENRDVMDKIAEFLIERETITGKEFMKIFREAKGIPEPKAENKDSENGEVSKEEEDGLSDWTEEKKEMKESVIDVGNVKD; encoded by the coding sequence ATGGATAACAAGAATCAAAATAATAATAATAAGATGCCGAAGAATACCCAGGCCATCGCCATATGGGTCATCGCGTTTCTTATTGCGGTAGCAGGGATTTCTTATCTGCACGGCGCGATTACGACGAGGACCAATAAAGAACTGAGCTACGATACCTTTATGAATATGGTAGATCAAAAGCAGGTGGAGTCGGTTAATGTAGAAGATACGAAGATTACCATAAACCCCAAGAAAACCTGGGAAGGATATAAACCTGGCGTTACCTATTATACGGTAAGGATGGACAACGATTTAAATCTGGCTGAGCGCCTTCGCACTGCCGGAGTGGAAACCCTAAGGACCCGCCGTGACGGCAACTTTTTCATTCAGACCATTGTCAGCTATCTGCTCTTGTTTGCAGCCATGGGATTTCTTTTAAACTTCATGATGCGCAGAGTCGGCGGTGGCGGCGGACTTATGGGCGTTGGAAAGAGCAATGCCAAGGTTTATGTGCAAAAGGAAACAGGCATTACCTTTAAAGATGTGGCGGGGGAAGATGAGGCTAAGGAATCCTTAACTGAAATCGTGGATTTTCTCCATAATCCTGGAAAATATACAAAGATCGGTGCAAAGCTTCCTAAGGGAGCGCTTCTTGTAGGACCTCCAGGAACGGGAAAAACACTGCTTGCCAAGGCTGTTGCAGGAGAGGCCCATGTTCCCTTTTATTCTCTGTCCGGTTCTGATTTTGTAGAGATGTTTGTAGGTGTGGGAGCCTCCCGTGTCCGGGATTTGTTTAAGCAGGCCCAGGAATCTGCTCCCTGTATTATATTTATAGACGAGGTAGATGCCATCGGTAAGAGCCGTGATTCCAGATTCGGCGGAGGAAACGATGAGAGAGAGCAGACCTTAAACCAGCTGCTTTCTGAGATGGATGGTTTTGATTCCTCTAAGGGACTTTTAGTGCTTGCAGCAACTAACCGGCCTGAAATCCTAGATCCTGCGCTTCTCCGCCCAGGCCGTTTTGACCGGCGGATCATCGTGGATAAGCCGGATTTAAAAGGCCGTGTGGATATCTTAAAGGTTCATGCCCGGGATGTGCTTCTTGACGATACGGTTGATTTAGATTCCATTGCTCTGGCAACCTCAGGAGCCGTTGGTTCCGATCTTGCCAACATGATCAATGAATCCGCCATCCTTGCGGTGAAAAACGGCCGTCATGCGGTGGCACAGAAGGACTTATTTGAGGCTGTGGAAGTGGTACTTGTAGGTAAAGAGAAAAAGGACCGTGTTCTTAACAAAGAGGAGCGGCGCATTGTTTCTTATCATGAAGTGGGACATGCCCTGGTCAGTGCCCTTCAAAAGGATTCGGAACCTGTGCAGAAGATCACCATTGTTCCAAGAACCATGGGTGCTTTGGGATATGTAATGCATGTGCCGGAAGAAGAAAAGTTCTTAAACTCCAGGAAAGAGCTTCATGCCATGCTGGTAGGCTATCTGGCCGGACGTGCGGCAGAGGAGATCGTCTTTGACACCGTTACCACCGGTGCAGCGAATGATATTGAACAGGCTACCAAGGTAGCGCGTGCTATGATCACCCAATATGGTATGTCGGAGAAATTCGGACTTATGGGCCTGGCTGCAAGGGAAGACCAGTACTTAAGCGGACGTACTGTAATGAACTGTGCGGAAGCCACTGCTTCCCAGGTGGATGATGAAGTCATGAGGATGCTGAAAGAAGCATATGAAGAGGCCAAGAGCCTTCTCTCAGAAAACCGGGATGTAATGGATAAGATCGCAGAATTCCTGATCGAGAGAGAGACCATTACCGGTAAGGAATTCATGAAGATATTCCGGGAGGCAAAGGGAATTCCGGAGCCGAAGGCAGAGAATAAGGATTCTGAAAATGGGGAAGTGTCAAAGGAAGAGGAAGACGGCCTTTCCGATTGGACAGAAGAAAAGAAGGAAATGAAAGAATCCGTTATTGATGTTGGAAACGTTAAAGATTAA
- a CDS encoding ABC transporter substrate-binding protein: MKAKKVLGVLLVAAMTSISLLGCGKGENGETSAAASSVSSDADSTKGADKGEKVNLLLWMPPFGTGDSLDKEFWTKTLEPWAEENNVKLSIEITPWGNYEEKYLTGFSSGEGPDVGYMYLEMFNDFIEMGTLADVDSYFTQEEKDNYLYFDQGNMKGGQYAIPFIVGNARIPYFNMDILKAAGITELPKTWDELTQVLVQVKEANLGNVIPFAQEWADPAIGALNNIYYPYLWQAGGDIYNKDGSKVALMDNGAAVEAAQFLYDLKFKYGVLTDESLALSGDDVRTQFCEDRIAVASMDAKSAGVLTDAGINWSFIPSFEKETKATWVASDALIVSNACKNKELAVKLIKYMTSAPVMSSFHKEIAGFPPITKDEEYNDNPVFKDMYETQNEYLHTLPVANGSFKVMDTLYKNLQLMMLGDLTPEEAIQKTVEYSESIN; this comes from the coding sequence ATGAAAGCAAAAAAGGTATTGGGTGTTTTGTTGGTTGCGGCAATGACGAGTATTTCTCTATTGGGGTGCGGAAAAGGAGAAAACGGAGAAACAAGTGCAGCGGCAAGCAGTGTAAGCAGTGATGCAGACAGCACAAAAGGAGCAGATAAAGGGGAGAAGGTTAATCTTCTGTTATGGATGCCTCCATTTGGAACAGGAGATTCCCTGGATAAGGAATTCTGGACTAAGACATTAGAGCCGTGGGCGGAAGAGAACAATGTGAAACTTTCGATTGAAATTACGCCTTGGGGAAATTATGAAGAAAAGTATCTGACAGGCTTCTCCTCTGGCGAAGGCCCGGATGTAGGCTATATGTATCTGGAGATGTTCAATGATTTTATTGAGATGGGGACACTGGCAGATGTAGATAGTTATTTTACTCAGGAAGAGAAGGATAATTATCTCTACTTCGATCAGGGGAATATGAAAGGTGGACAGTATGCAATTCCATTTATTGTAGGGAATGCGAGAATTCCATATTTCAACATGGACATTTTGAAGGCAGCAGGAATAACAGAGCTGCCGAAGACATGGGATGAACTAACCCAGGTTCTGGTGCAGGTGAAAGAAGCAAATCTGGGGAATGTAATACCTTTTGCACAGGAATGGGCGGATCCGGCAATCGGTGCGTTAAATAATATCTATTATCCATATTTATGGCAGGCCGGCGGGGATATCTATAATAAAGATGGCAGTAAGGTTGCACTAATGGACAATGGAGCAGCTGTGGAGGCGGCGCAGTTCCTTTATGATTTGAAATTCAAATATGGTGTGCTAACAGATGAAAGTTTGGCGTTGTCCGGGGATGATGTAAGAACCCAGTTTTGTGAAGACCGTATAGCAGTAGCTTCTATGGATGCAAAATCAGCAGGTGTATTAACTGATGCTGGCATCAACTGGTCATTTATCCCTAGTTTTGAGAAAGAGACAAAGGCTACATGGGTAGCATCCGATGCACTGATTGTAAGCAATGCATGTAAAAATAAAGAATTAGCAGTGAAACTTATTAAGTACATGACGTCTGCACCGGTGATGTCAAGCTTCCATAAAGAGATTGCCGGGTTCCCTCCGATTACTAAGGATGAGGAATATAATGATAACCCAGTGTTTAAAGACATGTATGAGACTCAGAATGAATATTTACATACCCTGCCTGTTGCAAATGGTTCCTTTAAAGTCATGGATACTTTATACAAGAATTTACAGCTGATGATGCTGGGAGATTTAACGCCGGAAGAGGCGATTCAGAAAACAGTAGAGTATTCAGAAAGTATTAATTAG
- a CDS encoding carbohydrate ABC transporter permease, with amino-acid sequence MKSKQKEALTGIAYVLPSFILIMVFSLVPIIMNVYFSFTKYNVLQPAQFVGLKNYARMLKDSYIWASLKNTAIFTLITVPVQTMLSLIFAAVIAERFQTRFGNFIKSSLFIPVIASAILVGTLWSILLSPTGVVNHVLGLFGIPHINWLGGKSTSLISICITSIWKNVGYFLVIYYAGIMNIPRSLYEAAEVDGASTVQNFIYITLPSLSSVTFLVVTLGTIWSFQVFDLVYTMTGGGPGMSTVTLVLTIYNTAFKEYNMGYASAIALLMFVFVLFISFMQKLLLKDRGEEAA; translated from the coding sequence ATGAAGAGCAAACAAAAAGAGGCTTTAACCGGTATCGCATATGTGCTGCCCAGCTTTATACTGATTATGGTCTTTTCTTTAGTCCCCATTATCATGAATGTTTATTTCAGCTTTACTAAATATAATGTTTTGCAGCCAGCCCAGTTCGTGGGTCTTAAAAATTATGCCAGGATGCTAAAGGATTCTTATATTTGGGCGTCGTTGAAGAATACAGCTATATTTACACTCATCACAGTGCCTGTGCAGACGATGCTTTCGTTGATATTTGCGGCAGTTATTGCAGAACGGTTCCAAACCAGATTTGGGAATTTTATTAAGAGTTCGTTGTTCATTCCCGTTATCGCTTCCGCGATCCTGGTTGGTACTTTATGGTCGATTCTGTTAAGCCCCACAGGTGTTGTGAATCATGTGCTGGGACTTTTCGGTATTCCGCATATCAACTGGCTGGGCGGAAAGTCCACTTCACTGATCAGTATCTGCATTACCAGCATCTGGAAGAATGTAGGATACTTTCTGGTGATTTATTATGCGGGAATCATGAACATTCCCCGGAGTTTGTATGAAGCGGCTGAAGTAGATGGTGCATCAACCGTACAGAACTTTATATATATTACACTTCCCAGCCTGTCCAGCGTGACGTTTCTGGTTGTGACCCTGGGTACGATCTGGTCATTTCAGGTGTTCGATCTGGTGTATACCATGACGGGAGGCGGTCCTGGTATGAGCACGGTTACATTGGTGCTGACAATTTATAATACGGCATTTAAGGAATATAACATGGGATATGCAAGTGCCATCGCCCTGCTCATGTTTGTATTTGTACTGTTTATATCGTTTATGCAGAAATTATTATTAAAGGACAGAGGGGAGGAGGCAGCATGA
- a CDS encoding carbohydrate ABC transporter permease, translating into MRKADKRGWLFKITIGAVLLFAALLAMAPFIYMMLVSLTQKTVLDLNFENADFSFINYNRVFRNFNLATNLANSIIVTVSACVLNCVISSMAAYAFAKKKFPFRDQLFSIYLATLMIPGQVTLIPVFTIMKKLGLMNTYPALFLPIINAFGVFLIRQFMVTIPDELLEAASIDGCGENRIFISIVIPLIKSVMVSLMIFTFITCWNDFLWPLVIVTKPERQTLTLAISALKGSYSTNYGLVMAGSTLTFLPPFLLYIFLQKQFVEGIAMSGIKG; encoded by the coding sequence ATGAGGAAAGCGGACAAGAGAGGCTGGTTATTCAAAATCACCATCGGGGCGGTTCTTTTATTTGCTGCGCTTCTGGCTATGGCTCCTTTTATCTATATGATGCTGGTATCATTGACACAGAAAACAGTGCTGGATTTGAACTTCGAAAATGCAGATTTCAGTTTTATTAACTATAACCGCGTATTCCGAAATTTCAATCTGGCTACCAATCTGGCCAACAGTATCATTGTGACAGTTTCTGCCTGTGTGCTCAACTGCGTCATCTCTTCTATGGCGGCTTATGCTTTTGCCAAGAAGAAGTTTCCGTTTCGCGACCAGTTATTTAGCATCTATCTTGCTACATTGATGATTCCAGGACAGGTAACTTTGATTCCGGTATTTACCATCATGAAAAAACTGGGGCTCATGAATACTTACCCTGCGCTTTTTTTACCGATTATCAATGCTTTTGGCGTTTTTTTGATCAGGCAGTTTATGGTGACCATACCGGATGAGCTTCTGGAAGCAGCCAGTATTGATGGATGCGGCGAGAACCGGATATTTATTTCTATCGTGATACCGCTGATTAAGTCGGTTATGGTATCTTTGATGATTTTTACCTTCATCACCTGCTGGAATGATTTCCTCTGGCCGCTGGTGATCGTGACAAAACCGGAGAGACAGACGTTGACACTTGCGATTTCTGCGCTGAAGGGAAGCTATTCAACGAACTATGGCCTGGTGATGGCAGGCTCCACATTGACTTTTTTGCCACCATTTCTTCTGTATATCTTCCTTCAGAAACAGTTTGTGGAAGGAATTGCGATGAGTGGAATCAAAGGATAA
- a CDS encoding DUF4091 domain-containing protein has product MVRYEFFLTHSLEKVFPDCMPETWKPGWNLEGFRNEIVSFQLIYTALDGERGMPQQKFRIQVSGAKARMRKVGLVPSDYPCYAEYDTNYITTKAGMFPDVLLPFDGTVLPVTGQMRSIWIDIDLRNLETGSHEISITAEAEEITTCANGVIIHNPYAVEQNWKQTLQLQVLPAVLPEQRLLHTEWFHTDCLADYYNVEAFGEEHWQIVENYIRFAGEECGINLLLTPVFTQPLDTAVGGDRTTVQLVEVIRKEGQYRFGFDQLERWCKLCRKYGIENLEIAHFFTQWGAYATPKIIAETENGKEQIFGWEVEAVSAEYRYFLESFVPALLGKLADLGYEKNQLFFHISDEPGEEHLESYLAAKKQVTDLLEGYTIVDALSSYEFYKQGIVEHPIPADDHIQPFIDHGVEDLWVYYCCVQCVDVPNRFYAMPSARNRIMGVLMYLYRIKGFLHWGYNFYNSAFSLRHIDPYAETHAGFAFPSGDPYLVYPGEGGSVVSSIRNQVQMEAFYDLRAMDLLESLTNRETVESLILEGEKEKMTFKSYPSSSNYLFELRRKINREIIKRI; this is encoded by the coding sequence ATGGTACGTTATGAGTTTTTTTTAACACATTCCCTGGAGAAGGTATTTCCGGATTGTATGCCGGAAACATGGAAGCCGGGCTGGAATCTGGAGGGATTTCGGAATGAAATAGTATCTTTTCAGCTGATATACACTGCCCTGGATGGAGAGCGTGGGATGCCGCAGCAGAAATTTCGCATCCAGGTATCCGGCGCAAAGGCGAGAATGAGAAAGGTGGGACTGGTACCTTCGGATTATCCCTGCTATGCAGAATATGATACGAATTATATTACTACCAAAGCGGGCATGTTTCCCGATGTGCTGTTACCTTTTGATGGCACGGTGTTACCTGTTACCGGTCAGATGAGAAGCATCTGGATTGATATTGATCTAAGGAACCTGGAAACGGGGAGCCATGAGATATCAATTACAGCAGAAGCGGAAGAGATAACAACCTGTGCAAACGGCGTGATTATCCATAATCCCTATGCAGTGGAACAGAACTGGAAGCAGACCTTGCAGCTACAGGTACTTCCGGCGGTCCTACCGGAGCAGAGGCTTCTGCATACAGAGTGGTTTCATACGGATTGTCTGGCGGACTATTACAATGTTGAAGCTTTTGGCGAGGAGCATTGGCAAATTGTTGAGAACTATATCCGTTTTGCAGGAGAAGAGTGCGGGATTAATCTGCTGCTAACGCCTGTTTTTACACAGCCGCTGGATACAGCAGTGGGAGGGGACCGAACAACCGTCCAGCTGGTGGAGGTGATACGGAAAGAAGGGCAGTACCGATTTGGATTTGATCAGCTGGAGCGGTGGTGTAAGCTATGCAGGAAATATGGGATTGAGAATCTGGAAATCGCTCATTTCTTTACCCAGTGGGGAGCATATGCCACACCAAAGATCATTGCTGAAACAGAGAACGGTAAGGAGCAGATCTTTGGCTGGGAGGTGGAAGCTGTTTCCGCAGAGTACCGGTATTTTCTGGAAAGCTTTGTACCAGCGCTTCTTGGGAAGCTGGCAGATCTCGGATATGAAAAGAATCAGCTGTTTTTCCATATTTCGGATGAGCCTGGGGAAGAACATCTGGAGAGTTATCTGGCAGCCAAAAAACAAGTTACTGATCTGCTAGAGGGATATACCATTGTGGATGCGCTTAGCAGCTACGAATTTTACAAGCAGGGTATCGTCGAGCACCCAATTCCGGCAGATGACCATATCCAGCCATTTATTGACCATGGTGTGGAGGATCTGTGGGTGTATTATTGCTGCGTACAATGCGTGGATGTGCCAAACCGGTTCTATGCGATGCCAAGTGCGAGAAACCGGATTATGGGAGTGCTGATGTACTTGTACCGCATCAAGGGATTCCTGCACTGGGGCTATAATTTTTATAATTCTGCTTTTTCCCTCCGGCATATCGATCCTTATGCAGAAACCCATGCAGGCTTTGCATTTCCTTCCGGAGATCCCTATCTGGTGTATCCGGGAGAGGGAGGCAGTGTAGTTTCCTCCATCAGGAATCAGGTGCAGATGGAAGCTTTTTATGACCTGCGGGCCATGGATTTACTGGAAAGCCTGACAAACCGGGAAACGGTGGAGTCTTTGATTCTGGAAGGAGAGAAGGAAAAAATGACATTTAAGTCATACCCCTCCAGCAGCAATTATCTGTTTGAGCTTCGCCGGAAAATAAACCGGGAAATTATTAAGAGGATATAG
- a CDS encoding helix-turn-helix domain-containing protein: protein MKFNNPTFFKWFKSILLVVVTILLLCSILCGYMLVLLRNNTIQMSGNLTQYIQTNIDSRLFELYKYSSSLELHPANIYLKKLKTAPKTIPAKVYQFSDQMLNYNYSNKLIDSIFIYYPNLHKIVGNLGCYDADSYYALDNLLLLNGYEQWLNTLTMESDSDFAYLQSDSRNQFCYIRKIKNAEELVGYLVFELNADELLNTSLMTENSGDPHSSLGILLDGQLIAYTGNSEELTRLAALLPDTLEAPVVLEESASLLYARPSSLKNLCYLNAYFHKKNLQPVYITLGICILGIIICGISGILASVLISRKNIKPLINLLDKIGGTPDKENDEYATIHKRFDQLIKDYSDNTEKVQEQQSLINNFFLKTVLYGDVHSEYAIFNVAKRCNILFENPRYLIAIAEPVSARPQLDEDLLLTINKYWETHHFDVISSFHEGNIVILFNIEETISQNTISKLIKEMKAEVFGEDKWVIALGLDYDGLVNIQYSYAQAVTALHYQIKPESSVICYNNYMENITSPGLSYIDTFENFSKNMIQNDYSAALVLVPAVFDNYFSEEDSSEITKVKFRAIQNLLLNAKQKVKQEIQTSGCSIHTAQILSCTSPAQLREYTQCILKELSTPSQSTKNGTSSIAERAKTIILRDFSDPMLGLYRISAELNISDSYLSTTFKTAFGIGVVQYINSLRIEQAKKLICDTDLSIREIALAVGFSSDASFIRVFKRYELQTPNTLRKNQK, encoded by the coding sequence ATGAAATTTAACAATCCAACATTTTTTAAATGGTTTAAATCAATCTTGCTGGTTGTGGTAACGATTTTATTGTTGTGTTCTATTCTGTGCGGCTACATGCTCGTTCTGCTCCGGAACAATACCATCCAGATGAGCGGCAATCTGACCCAGTATATTCAGACAAATATTGATTCCCGCCTGTTTGAGCTGTATAAATACTCCTCCTCTCTCGAACTCCATCCTGCCAACATTTATCTTAAGAAATTAAAAACAGCTCCGAAAACCATCCCAGCGAAAGTCTATCAGTTCAGTGATCAGATGTTAAACTATAATTATTCCAATAAATTAATTGACAGTATATTCATATATTACCCTAATTTACATAAAATTGTGGGCAATTTAGGCTGCTATGATGCAGACTCTTATTATGCCCTGGATAATCTCCTGTTGTTAAATGGTTATGAACAATGGCTGAACACTCTCACCATGGAATCAGACAGCGACTTTGCCTACCTGCAGTCAGACAGCCGAAACCAGTTCTGTTATATCCGGAAAATAAAAAACGCAGAGGAACTTGTAGGTTACCTTGTTTTTGAGTTGAATGCAGATGAGCTGCTAAATACTTCCCTTATGACGGAAAACTCCGGGGATCCTCATTCATCTCTTGGTATTTTACTGGATGGCCAGCTGATTGCCTACACTGGTAACAGCGAGGAATTGACCCGGCTTGCCGCATTGCTGCCCGACACACTGGAGGCCCCAGTTGTTCTGGAGGAATCCGCTTCCCTGCTGTATGCCAGACCCTCCTCTTTAAAGAATCTGTGTTATTTAAACGCATATTTTCATAAGAAAAACTTACAGCCTGTTTATATCACTCTGGGAATCTGCATCTTGGGTATTATCATATGCGGAATATCAGGCATCCTCGCTTCTGTACTCATCAGCCGAAAGAATATCAAGCCCCTCATTAACCTGCTGGATAAAATCGGAGGCACCCCGGATAAAGAAAATGATGAATATGCGACCATCCATAAACGATTCGACCAGTTAATCAAAGATTACTCGGACAATACCGAGAAAGTACAGGAACAGCAGTCCCTGATTAATAACTTCTTCTTAAAAACAGTACTTTACGGCGACGTGCATAGCGAATATGCTATTTTTAATGTTGCCAAAAGATGCAATATCTTATTTGAGAATCCACGTTATCTGATCGCCATAGCCGAACCCGTTTCGGCAAGGCCTCAACTGGATGAAGACCTGCTTTTAACAATTAACAAATATTGGGAAACACACCATTTTGATGTGATATCTTCCTTCCATGAAGGAAATATTGTGATTCTTTTTAATATTGAGGAAACCATTTCACAGAATACGATTTCAAAGCTTATAAAAGAAATGAAGGCAGAGGTGTTCGGAGAAGACAAATGGGTTATAGCCCTTGGTTTAGATTATGACGGTCTTGTCAATATACAATACAGCTATGCCCAGGCTGTCACGGCTCTGCATTACCAGATAAAACCGGAATCCTCTGTCATATGTTACAACAACTACATGGAAAATATTACATCACCAGGTTTATCTTATATTGATACTTTTGAAAATTTCTCAAAGAATATGATCCAGAACGATTATAGTGCCGCGCTGGTACTGGTACCCGCTGTTTTTGACAACTATTTTTCGGAAGAGGATTCATCAGAAATTACTAAAGTAAAATTCAGAGCCATACAGAATCTTTTACTAAATGCCAAGCAGAAAGTCAAACAGGAGATTCAGACTTCCGGATGCAGTATTCACACAGCTCAGATTCTGTCCTGCACTTCCCCTGCACAGCTGCGCGAGTATACGCAATGTATTTTAAAAGAACTATCAACCCCTTCACAAAGTACCAAAAATGGCACGTCCAGCATCGCTGAACGCGCCAAAACCATTATTCTAAGGGATTTTTCTGATCCGATGCTGGGGCTTTACCGGATTTCGGCAGAACTGAATATCAGTGACTCTTATCTGTCCACTACCTTCAAAACCGCCTTTGGCATCGGTGTGGTACAGTATATCAATTCCCTGCGGATCGAACAGGCCAAAAAATTAATCTGCGACACAGATTTAAGTATCCGGGAGATCGCATTAGCCGTAGGATTTTCCAGTGATGCATCCTTTATCAGAGTATTCAAACGCTACGAACTGCAGACGCCGAATACTCTGAGAAAGAACCAGAAATAA
- a CDS encoding Wadjet anti-phage system protein JetA family protein, giving the protein MILMNEIPDRFWGLFRSINRSTYIEALLKINEEYEYSNYFLSREVCIQVLEEYFTAKRLVIWQDELEDEADALEPTAVRVLNWLLRAGWLRKVDDYASMTVNIVIPDYAAVMIEAFFKLASDEEDETQIYIQNVYAILFSLKNDPRAGVSLLNTAYINTKRLNKTLQDMLHNMDKFFASLLEKRAYGELLKEHLEGYVEEIVKKKYHMLKTSDNFYLYKNDIKRWISSMREDTEWIEQMSRRSGQKVTAGDIVEKLDQIERGFDDIEHRIANMDKEHSRYIRATVTRLNYLLNQEDSMKGLVIRLLNHLSETEDPDEAIKEVGGLMNLSQVSILSEKSLYKKRRTRTCFKENLMPEEEPAELTMEEILNLNRLKSRYSRKEIESYIEAHLENGRMEVKEDTVSSPEEFEKLILAYDYSTRRKSMYQVEEQEAELIDNGRYRYPKLVFVRRKES; this is encoded by the coding sequence ATGATATTAATGAATGAGATACCGGACCGGTTCTGGGGATTGTTCCGTTCCATTAACCGGTCTACCTACATAGAAGCTTTGTTAAAAATCAATGAGGAATATGAATACAGCAACTACTTTTTAAGCCGGGAGGTGTGTATTCAGGTTCTGGAGGAATATTTTACGGCAAAACGGCTGGTCATCTGGCAGGATGAGCTGGAAGATGAGGCGGACGCCTTAGAGCCGACTGCGGTCAGGGTCTTAAACTGGCTGTTAAGGGCAGGCTGGCTTCGGAAAGTGGATGACTATGCCTCCATGACGGTCAATATCGTAATTCCTGATTATGCTGCCGTCATGATCGAGGCGTTTTTTAAGCTTGCAAGTGATGAAGAGGATGAGACCCAGATTTATATCCAGAACGTTTATGCAATCCTCTTCTCTTTGAAAAATGATCCGAGGGCCGGTGTAAGCCTTTTGAATACGGCTTACATTAATACAAAGCGGCTTAACAAGACTTTGCAGGACATGCTTCACAACATGGACAAATTCTTTGCAAGCCTTTTGGAGAAGAGAGCATATGGGGAACTGTTAAAGGAACATCTGGAAGGATATGTGGAAGAAATCGTAAAAAAGAAGTACCATATGTTGAAAACTTCGGATAATTTCTATCTTTACAAAAATGATATTAAGCGGTGGATCAGTTCCATGCGGGAAGATACAGAATGGATCGAGCAGATGAGCCGCCGCAGCGGCCAGAAGGTAACGGCAGGGGATATTGTAGAAAAGCTGGATCAGATCGAACGGGGATTTGACGATATCGAGCACCGCATTGCCAATATGGACAAGGAACATTCCCGTTATATCCGCGCTACGGTTACAAGGCTTAACTATCTGTTAAATCAGGAGGACAGCATGAAGGGGCTTGTTATCAGGCTTTTAAATCATCTGTCTGAAACAGAGGATCCGGATGAGGCTATAAAGGAAGTGGGAGGCCTCATGAATTTATCCCAGGTATCCATTCTCTCTGAAAAATCCCTCTATAAAAAGAGAAGGACCAGGACATGCTTTAAAGAAAATTTAATGCCGGAGGAAGAGCCCGCAGAGCTAACCATGGAGGAGATCCTGAATCTAAACCGTTTAAAAAGCCGCTACAGCCGGAAGGAGATCGAAAGCTATATCGAAGCCCATCTGGAAAATGGCCGTATGGAGGTAAAGGAAGATACGGTGAGCTCTCCTGAGGAATTTGAAAAGCTGATACTGGCCTATGATTACTCTACCAGAAGGAAAAGCATGTATCAGGTGGAGGAGCAGGAGGCGGAGCTCATTGACAACGGCAGATACCGCTATCCAAAGCTGGTATTTGTAAGGAGGAAAGAATCATGA